In Dasypus novemcinctus isolate mDasNov1 chromosome 10, mDasNov1.1.hap2, whole genome shotgun sequence, one DNA window encodes the following:
- the NUMA1 gene encoding nuclear mitotic apparatus protein 1 isoform X1, giving the protein MTLHATRAAALLSWVNSLHVADPVEAVLQLQDCSVFIKIIDRIHGTDEGQQILQQPVPERLDFVCSFLQKNQKHPSSPGCPVSVQKLMEGSELELAKMTMLLLYHSTMGSKSPRDWDQFEYKIQAELAIILKFLLDREDGLNLDEDLENFLQKAPVPSTCSSTISEELSPPSHQAKREVRFLELQRVASSSSTGNNFLSGSPASPMGDILQTPQFQMRRLKKQLADERNNRDELELELAENRRLLTEKDAQIATMQQRIDRLALLHERQAASPPEPRELEELRSKNESLTVRLHETLKQCQDLKTEKSQMDRKINQLSEENGDLAFKLREFTSHLQQLQGALNELTEEHSKATREWMEKQAHFEKELSTALQDKKCLEEKNEILQGKLSQLEEHLAQLRENAPQEKGEVLGDVLQLEALKQEAATLATNNTQLQARVEELETERGRRETEVLAQRSHFEEEKQHLAGLVAELQSSISSLSQVKEELEQASQAQKAQLTAQVAALTSELTTLNAALQQRDQELAGLKQQAEQEKAQLAETLQQQQQASQGLRHQVEQLSNSLQQKEQQLEEAAKEQEAARRDQARQLTSAAEEREASLRERDAALQKLQALEEEKTTKLESLQQQLQVANEARDSAQTTMARVQQEKAEVSQKLEEFHASVERAHQEQREAQAQVAELEAQLRSEQQKAAEREGMAQENGRLQEQLRALEESLKITKGSLEDEKHRAAEALGEQQRCISELESETRRLVEQCKQEQKELEEKNAERSGLEAQLKQLGETHQAETEALRRELAEAIASRRRGETECEQLVKEVATWRERYEDSQQEEAQYGAMFQEQLMALKEECEKARQELQEAKEKVARIEAHSELQISRQQNELAQLHANLARALQQVQEKEVRAQKLADDLSMLQEKMAATSKEVARLEALVRKAGEQEETVPRELLKEHPRAGDREPEWPEEQQGRQFCSTQAALQAMEREAEQMGSELERLRAALMESQGKQQEERGQQEREVARLTQERGRAQADLALEKAAKAELEMRLQNALNEQRVEFAALQEALAHALMEKEGKDQDLAKLRDQEAAQRTELGELQRTMEQLKEQLAKKEACQQSLGMASGEDTQCEATGKTEPLGPELEALRAEVSLLEQQCQEHQEKASSLEHSLESERASRAEQNSALETLQGQLEEKTQALGHSQDALASAQRELATLRAKAQDHSKTEDEWKAQVARGQQESERKNSLISSLEEEVSILNRQVLEKEGESKELKQLIIAESEKSQKLEERLRLLQAETASSNARAAECSSALREEVQTLREEAEKQRLASENLRQELASQAERAEELGQELKAWQEKFFQKEQALSALQLEHTSTQALVNELLPVKHLCQQLQAEQAAAEKRHREELEQSKQAAGGLRAELLRAQRELGELVPLRQKVVEQERAAQQLRAEKASYAEQLSMLKKAHGLLAEENRGLGERANLGRQFLEVELDQAREKYVQELSAVRADAETRLADMRQEAQSTARELEVMTAKYEGAKVKVLEERQRFQEERQKLTAQVEQLEVFHREQTKQVEDLNKKLADHDQASKAQQQKLKAQGGESQQEAQRLQAQLNELQAQLSQKEQAAEHYKLQMEKAKTHYDAKKQQNQELQEQLRGLEQLQKENKELRAEAERLGRELQQAGLKTKEAEQTCRHLTSQVRSLEAQVAHADQQLRDLGKFQVATDALKSREPQVKPQLDLSIDSLDLSCEEGTPLPVTSKLPRTQPDGTSVPGEPASPISQRLPPKVESLESLYFTPIPARGQAPLESSLDSLGDVFLDSGRKTRSARRRTTQIINITMTKKLDVEEPDSANSSFYSTQSAPTSQASLRATSSTQSLARLGSPEDGNSALLSLPGYRPTTRSSARRSQAGVSSGAPPGRNSFYMGTCQDEPEQLDDWNRIAELQQRNRVCPPHLKTCYPLESRPSLSLVTITDEEMKTGDPQETLRRASMQPAQIAEGTGITTRQQRKRVSSEPHQGPGTPESKKATSCFPRPMTPRDRHEGRKQSSTEAQKKTVPAVVKQADRRQSMAFSILNTPRKLGNSLLRRGASKKAPSKASPNTRSGTRRSPRIATTTASTATAAAATLRAKGKAKH; this is encoded by the exons GTGAACAGTCTGCACGTGGCTGATCCCGTGGAGGCTGTGCTGCAGCTCCAGGACTGCAGCGTCTTCATCAAGATCATTGACAGAAT CCATGGCACTGACGAGGGGCAACAAATCCTGCAACAGCCAGTGCCAGAGAGACTGGATTTTGTGTGCAGTTTTCTGCAGA AAAATCAAAAGCATCCCTCTTCACCAGGATGCCCAGTATCTGTGCAGAAACTGATGGAGGGGTCAGAGCTCGAACTGGCCAAG ATGACCATGCTGCTCCTGTACCACTCTACCATGGGCTCCAAAAGCCCCAGGGACTGGGACCAATTTGAATATAAGATTCAG GCGGAGTTAGCCATCATTCTCAAATTCTTGCTGGACCGTGAGGATGGGCTAAACCTTGACGAGGACTTAGAGAACTTCTTGCAGAAAG CTCCTGTCCCTTCCACATGTTCCAGCACCATCTCTGAAGAGCTCTCCCCACCCAGCCACCAGGCCAAGCGGGAGGTTCGCTTCTTAGAGCTACAGAGGGTTGCCTCCTCTTCTTCCACTGGGAACAA CTTCCTGTCAGGTTCTCCAGCCTCCCCCATGGGTGACATCCTGCAGACCCCACAGTTCCAGATGAGACGGCTGAAGAAGCAGCTGGCAGATGAGAGAAATAATCGGGATGAGCTAGAGCTAGAGTTGGCCGAGAACCGCAGACTCCTCACTGAGAAGG ATGCACAGATAGCTACGATGCAACAGCGCATTGACCGCCTGGCTCTACTGCATGAGAGGCAAGCAGCCAGCCCGCCGGAGCCCAGGGAGCTTGAGGAGCTACGTAGCAAGAATGAGAG CCTCACTGTGCGGCTGCACGAAACTCTGAAGCAGTGCCAGGACCTGAAGACCGAGAAGAGCCAGATGGATCGCAAGATTAACCAGCTTTCTGAGGAGAATGGGGACCTTGCCTTTAAG CTGCGGGAGTTTACCAGTCACCTGCAGCAACTCCAGGGGGCCCTCAATGAACTGACAGAGGAGCACAGCAAGGCCACCCGGGAGTGGATGGAGAAGCAGGCCCATTTTGAGAAGGAGCTCAGTACAGCCCTGCAAGACAAG aagtgCCTAGAAGAGAAGAATGAAATCCTTCAGGGGAAACTTTCACAGCTGGAAGAACACTTGGCCCAGCTGCGGGAGAACGCCCCCCAGGAGAAGGGCGAGGTGCTGGGTGATGTCCTGCAG CTGGAAGCCCTGAAGCAAGAGGCAGCCACTCTTGCTACAAACAACACCCAACTCCAAGCCAGGGTGGAGGAGCTGGAGACTGAGCGGGGCCGACGGGAAACCGAGGTGCTTGCCCAGCGGAGTCACTTTGAGGAAGAAAAACAGCACCTGGCTGGCCTGGTCGCTGAACTGCAAAGCTCCATCTCCAGCCTCAGCCAGGTCAAGGAAGAGCTAGAGCAGGCCTCCCAGGCTCAGAAGGCCCAGTTGACCGCCCAGGTGGCCGCTCTGACCTCTGAGCTCACCACACTCAATGCTGCCCTCCAGCAGCGGGATCAGGAGCTGGCTGGCCTGAAGCAGCAGGCTGAACAGGAGAAGGCCCAGCTGGCAGAGACCCTCCAACAGCAACAGCAGGCCTCCCAGGGACTCCGCCACCAGGTGGAGCAGCTGAGTAACAGCCTGCAGCAGAAGGAGCAGCAATTGGAAGAGGCAGCCAAGGAACAGGAAGCAGCTAGGCGAGACCAGGCCCGGCAACTGACCTCTGCTGCCGAGGAGCGAGAGGCCTCCTTACGGGAGAGAGATGCAGCTCTCCAGAAGTTGCAGGCGTTGGAGGAGGAGAAGACCACCAAGCTGGAGAGTCTGCAACAGCAGCTTCAGGTGGCCAATGAAGCCCGGGACAGTGCCCAGACCACCATGGCACGGGTCCAGCAGGAAAAGGCAGAAGTGAGCCAAAAGCTGGAGGAATTCCATGCGTCTGTTGAGAGGGCCCACCAGGAACAGCGTGAGGCCCAGGCCCAGGTGGCAGAGCTGGAGGCCCAACTGAGGTCTGAGCAGCAAAAAGCAGCTGAGAGAGAAGGGATGGCCCAGGAGAATGGCCGGCTCCAGGAGCAGCTCCGAGCCCTTGAGGAGTCCTTGAAGATCACCAAGGGCAGCCTCGAAGACGAGAAGCACAGGGCCGCAGAagccctgggggagcagcagcgtTGTATCTCTGAGCTAGAGTCAGAGACCCGGAGATTGGTGGAGCAGTGTAAACAGGAACAGAAGGAGCTAGAAGAAAAGAACGCTGAGCGCAGCGGGCTGGAGGCCCAATTAAAGCAGCTTGGGGAGACCCATCAGGCTGAGACTGAAGCCCTGCGGCGGGAGCTGGCAGAGGCCATCGCCTCCCGGCGCAGGGGCGAGACTGAGTGTGAGCAGCTCGTTAAGGAGGTAGCTACCTGGCGCGAGCGGTATGAGGATAGCCAGCAGGAGGAGGCACAGTACGGTGCCATGTTTCAGGAACAGCTGATGGCCCTGAAAGAGGAATGTGAGAAGGCCCGCCAGGAACTGCAGgaggcaaaggagaaagtggCAAGGATAGAGGCCCACAGCGAGCTCCAGATAAGCCGGCAGCAGAATGAGCTAGCTCAGCTCCATGCCAACCTGGCTAGAGCCCTCCAGCAGGTCCAAGAGAAGGAGGTCAGGGCCCAGAAGCTTGCAGACGACCTCTCCATGCTGCAGGAGAAGATGGCCGCCACCAGCAAGGAGGTGGCCCGTCTGGAGGCCTTGGTGCGCAAGGCAGGTGAGCAGGAGGAAACAGTCCCCCGTGAGCTGCTCAAGGAGCATCCGAGGGCAGGAGACAGAGAGCCTGAGTGGCCAGAAGAGCAGCAGGGACGTCAGTTCTGCAGCACACAGGCAGCGCTGCAGGCCATGGAGCGTGAGGCAGAGCAAATGGGCAGCGAGCTGGAGCGGCTGCGGGCTGCACTGATGGAGAGCCAGGGAAAGCAGCAGGAGGAACGTGGGCAGCAGGAGAGGGAGGTGGCACGGCTGACCCAGGAGCGGGGCCGGGCCCAAGCAGACCTTGCCCTGGAGAAGGCGGCGAAGGCAGAGCTTGAGATGCGGCTGCAGAATGCCCTCAACGAGCAACGTGTGGAGTTTGCTGCCCTGCAAGAGGCACTGGCCCATGCCCTGatggaaaaggaagggaaggaccAGGATCTGGCCAAGCTTCGTGATCAGGAGGCAGCCCAGAGAACAGAGCTGGGGGAGCTTCAGCGAACGATGGAGCAACTGAAGGAACAGCTGGCCAAGAAGGAGGCGTGCCAGCAGTCTCTAGGCATGGCCAGTGGAGAAGATACTCAGTGTGAAGCTACTGGCAAGACAGAACCATTGGGCCCTGAGTTGGAAGCTCTGCGGGCAGAGGTGAGCTTGCTGGAGCAGCAGTGCCAGGAGCATCAAGAGAAGGCCTCTAGCCTGGAGCACAGCCTAGAGTCTGAGCGGGCCTCCCGAGCTGAGCAGAACAGTGCTCTGGAGACTTTGCAGGGCCAGTTAGAGGAGAAGACCCAGGCTCTGGGACACAGTCAGGATGCCTTAGCCTCAGCCCAAAGGGAGTTGGCCACCCTCCGAGCCAAGGCCCAAGACCATAGCAAGACTGAGGATGAGTGGAAGGCGCAGGTGGCCCGGGGCCAGCAGGAGTCTGAGCGAAAAAACAGCCTCATCAGCAGCTTGGAGGAGGAGGTGTCCATCCTGAACCGCCAGGTCCTGGAAAAGGAGGGCGAGAGCAAGGAGTTGAAGCAGCTGATTATAGCCGAGTCAGAgaagagccagaagctggaagagaggCTGCGCCTGCTGCAAGCAGAGACTGCCAGCAGCAATGCCAGAGCAGCAGAGTGCAGCTCTGCTCTGCGGGAGGAGGTCCAGACCCTCCGAGAGGAAGCAGAGAAACAACGGTTGGCTTCAGAGAACCTGCGGCAGGAGCTGGCCTCGCAGGCAGAGCGAGCAGAGGAGCTGGGCCAAGAGTTGAAGGCATGGCAGGAGAAGTTCTTCCAGAAGGAGCAAGCCCTCTCTGCTCTGCAGCTCGAGCACACCAGCACACAGGCCCTGGTGAATGAGCTGCTGCCTGTCAAGCACCTCTGCCAGCAGCTGCAGGCTGAGCAGGCAGCTGCCGAGAAACGCCATCGTGAGGAGCTAGAGCAGAGTAAGCAGGCAGCTGGGGGGCTGCGGGCGGAGCTACTGCGGGCCCAGCGGGAGCTTGGGGAGCTGGTGCCCCTGCGGCAGAAGGTAGTAGAGCAGGAGCGTGCAGCCCAGCAGCTGCGGGCAGAAAAGGCCAGCtatgcagagcagctgagcatgcTGAAAAAGGCTCATGGCCTGCTGGCAGAGGAGAACCGGGGCCTGGGGGAGCGGGCCAACCTGGGCCGGCAATTTCTGGAAGTGGAGCTGGACCAGGCTCGGGAGAAATATGTCCAAGAATTGTCAGCTGTGCGTGCCGACGCTGAGACCCGTCTGGCTGACATGAGGCAGGAAGCACAGAGCACTGCCCGGGAGCTAGAGGTGATGACTGCCAAGTATGAGGGTGCCAAGGTCAAGGTCCTGGAGGAGAGGCAGCGGTTCCAGGAAGAAAGGCAGAAACTCACTGCCCAG GTGGAGCAGCTAGAGGTAtttcacagagagcagactaagCAG GTGGAAGATCTGAATAAGAAGCTCGCCGACCACGACCAAGCCAGCAAGGCGCAGCAGCAGAAGCTGAAg GCCCAGGGTGGTGAGAGCCAGCAGGAGGCCCAACGCCTCCAGGCCCAGCTGAATGAACTGCAGGCCCAGCTGAGCCAGAAGGAGCAGGCAGCTGAGCACTACAAGCTGCAG ATGGAGAAAGCCAAGACCCACTACGATGCCAAGAAGCAGCAGAACCAagagctgcaggagcagctgcgGGGCCTGGAGCAGCTGCAGAAGGAAAACAAGGAGCTGAGGGCTGAAGCCGAGCGGCTCGGTCGTGAGCTACAACAGGCCGGGCTGAAGACCAAGGAGGCTGAACAGACCTGCCGCCACCTTACTTCCCAGGTGCGCAGCCTGGAGGCCCAG GTTGCCCATGCTGACCAGCAGCTTCGAGACTTGGGCAAATTTCAAGTGGCAACTGATGCCTTAAAGAGCCGGGAGCCCCAGGTTAAGCCCCAGCTGGACTTAAGCATTGACAGCCTGGACCTGAGCTGCGAGGAGGGGACTCCCCTCCCTGTGACCAG CAAGCTGCCTCGTACTCAGCCAGATGGCACCAGTGTCCCAGGAGAGCCAGCCTCACCCATCTCCCAGCGCCTGCCCCCCAAGGTAGAGTCCTTGGAGAGTCTCTACTTCACCCCCATCCCTGCTCGGGGTCAGGCCCCCCTGGAGAGCAGCCTGGACTCCCTGGGGGACGTCTTCCTGGACTCCGGCCGTAAGACCCGGTCCGCTCGTCGGCGAACCACGCAAATTATCAACATCACCATGACCAAG aaGCTAGATGTGGAGGAGCCAGACAGTGCCAACTCATCCTTCTATAGCACGCAGTCTGCCCCTACATCACAGGCCAGCCTGCGAGCTACCTCCTCTACCCAGTCTCTAGCCCGCCTGGGCTCTCCTGAGGATGGCAATTCTGCTCTGCTCAGTCTGCCTGGCTACCGGCCCACCACTCGCAGCTCTGCTCGCCGCTCCCAGGCTGGGGTGTCCAGTGGGGCCCCTCCAG GAAGGAACAGCTTCTACATGGGTACTTGCCAGGATGAGCCAGAGCAGCTGGATGACTGGAATCGCATTGCAGAGTTGCAGCAGCGCAATCGAGTATGCCCCCCGCACTTGAAGACCTGCTATCCCCTGGAGTCCAGG CCTTCCCTGAGCCTGGTCACCATCACAGATGAAGAGATGAAAACCGGTGATCCCCAAGAGACCCTGCGCCGAGCCAGCATGCAGCCAGCTCAGATAGCTGAGGGCACTGGCATCACTACCCGGCAGCAGCGCAAACGGGTTTCCTCAGAACCCCACCAGGGCCCTGGTACCCCCGAG TCTAAGAAGGCCACCAGCTGTTTCCCACGCCCCATGACTCCCCGGGACCGACATGAAGGGCGCAAACAGAGCTCTACGGAGGCCCAGAAGAAAACGGTTCCAGCTGTTGTTAAACAG GCTGACCGGCGCCAGTCAATGGCCTTCAGCATCCTCAACACACCCAGGAAGCTCGGGAATAGCCTTCTGCGGAGGGGAGCCTCAAAGAAAGCCCCATCCAAGGCATCTCCCAATACGCGCAGTGGAACCCGCCGCTCTCCTCGCATTGCCACCACCACAGCCAGCACTGCCACTGCTGCTGCCGCTACCCTTCGGGCCAAGGGCAAG GCAAAGCACTAA